A window of Equus przewalskii isolate Varuska chromosome 16, EquPr2, whole genome shotgun sequence contains these coding sequences:
- the LACC1 gene encoding purine nucleoside phosphorylase LACC1 isoform X2 yields MAEAVLIDLSGLKLNSQKNYHQPLLKTLSAIRYHHAAKAKFLCIMCCSNISCEKDGAHDTCELETSNGLSTLLREFETVSNPSMAACLYTIKQKIDEKNLSSVKVFVPVHRKTLMKAFIDQLFTDVYNFEFEDLQVTLRGDLLKQSTEINMITAQELEAIQNEIETYLRSLPALKGELAIITSPLISDIFIHGFTTRTGGISYIPTLSSFNLFSSSKRRDPKAVVRENLRRLGSAAGFNAEKFCQIKTDHANDIWIMGRKEPESYDGITTNQRGVTIAALGADCIPIVFADPIKKACGVAHSGWKGTLLGVAMATVNAMIAEYGCSLEDIIVVLGPSVGPCCFTLPRESAKAFYNLDPECVRLFDSPHPYVDIRKATRILLERGGILPQNFQDLNQDLNLCTSCHPDKFFSHVRDGLNFDT; encoded by the exons ATGGCAGAGGCAGTGTTGATTGATCTCTCTGGTTTGAAATTGAACTCTCAGAAGAACTATCATCAGCCATTACTGAAGACATTGAGTGCTATTCGATACCACCACGCTGCCAAGGCTAAGTTCCTTTGCATAATGTGTTGCAGTAACATCAGCTGTGAAAAGGATGGTGCCCATGATACTTGTGAATTAGAAACAAGCAATGGATTATCAACTCTCTTGAGAGAATTTGAGACTGTTAGCAATCCCAGCATGGCTGCCTGTTTGTAtaccattaaacaaaaaattgatgaaaaaaatctgaGCAGCGTTAAGGTCTTTGTACCCGTGCACCGGAAGACATTAATGAAGGCTTTTATTGATCAACTCTTTACTGATGTTTACAATTTTGAGTTTGAAGATTTACAGGTGACTTTGAGGGGAGATCTTTTGAAACAGTCCACTGAAATAAACATGATCACAGCTCAAGAACTAGAAGCAATCcagaatgaaatagaaacatattTGAGAAGTCTGCCGGCTCTGAAAGGAGAATTAGCCATTATCACATCTCCTTTGATCTCAG ACATTTTCATACATGGATTTACTACAAGAACAGGTGGGATATCTTACATACCAACTCTTAGCTCATTCAATCTCTTCAGTAGTTCCAAACGGAGAGATCCCAAGGCCGTTGTTCGAGAAAATCTGCGGAGGTTGGGGAGTGCTGCAGGATTTAATGCAGAGAAATTTTGccaaataaag ACGGATCATGCCAATGACATCTGGATTATGGGAAGGAAGGAGCCTGAATCTTATGATGGAATCACCACAAATCAGAGAGGAGTCACAATAGCGGCTCTTGGCGCTGACTGTATACCGATAGTTTTTGCAGACCCCATCAAAAAAGCGTGTGGGGTTGCTCACTCTG GTTGGAAAGGTACTTTGTTAGGTGTTGCTATGGCTACAGTGAATGCTATGATAGCAGAATATGGCTGTAGTTTGGAAGACATTATTGTTGTCCTGGGACCTTCAGTAGGACCTTGCTGTTTTACTCTTCCAAGGGAATCAGCAAAAGCATTTTATAATCTTGATCCCGAATGTGTGCGGCTGTTTGACTCACCACATCCCTATGTTGACATTCGTAAAGCCACCAG GATTCTTCTAGAACGGGGAGGAATTCTTCCACAGAATTTTCAGGACCTGAATCAAGATCTCAACCTCTGTACATCCTGCCATCCTGACAAGTTTTTCTCCCACGTCCGAGATGGCCTTAACTTTG ATACTTGA
- the LACC1 gene encoding purine nucleoside phosphorylase LACC1 isoform X1 — protein MAEAVLIDLSGLKLNSQKNYHQPLLKTLSAIRYHHAAKAKFLCIMCCSNISCEKDGAHDTCELETSNGLSTLLREFETVSNPSMAACLYTIKQKIDEKNLSSVKVFVPVHRKTLMKAFIDQLFTDVYNFEFEDLQVTLRGDLLKQSTEINMITAQELEAIQNEIETYLRSLPALKGELAIITSPLISDIFIHGFTTRTGGISYIPTLSSFNLFSSSKRRDPKAVVRENLRRLGSAAGFNAEKFCQIKTDHANDIWIMGRKEPESYDGITTNQRGVTIAALGADCIPIVFADPIKKACGVAHSGWKGTLLGVAMATVNAMIAEYGCSLEDIIVVLGPSVGPCCFTLPRESAKAFYNLDPECVRLFDSPHPYVDIRKATRILLERGGILPQNFQDLNQDLNLCTSCHPDKFFSHVRDGLNFGTQIGFISIRE, from the exons ATGGCAGAGGCAGTGTTGATTGATCTCTCTGGTTTGAAATTGAACTCTCAGAAGAACTATCATCAGCCATTACTGAAGACATTGAGTGCTATTCGATACCACCACGCTGCCAAGGCTAAGTTCCTTTGCATAATGTGTTGCAGTAACATCAGCTGTGAAAAGGATGGTGCCCATGATACTTGTGAATTAGAAACAAGCAATGGATTATCAACTCTCTTGAGAGAATTTGAGACTGTTAGCAATCCCAGCATGGCTGCCTGTTTGTAtaccattaaacaaaaaattgatgaaaaaaatctgaGCAGCGTTAAGGTCTTTGTACCCGTGCACCGGAAGACATTAATGAAGGCTTTTATTGATCAACTCTTTACTGATGTTTACAATTTTGAGTTTGAAGATTTACAGGTGACTTTGAGGGGAGATCTTTTGAAACAGTCCACTGAAATAAACATGATCACAGCTCAAGAACTAGAAGCAATCcagaatgaaatagaaacatattTGAGAAGTCTGCCGGCTCTGAAAGGAGAATTAGCCATTATCACATCTCCTTTGATCTCAG ACATTTTCATACATGGATTTACTACAAGAACAGGTGGGATATCTTACATACCAACTCTTAGCTCATTCAATCTCTTCAGTAGTTCCAAACGGAGAGATCCCAAGGCCGTTGTTCGAGAAAATCTGCGGAGGTTGGGGAGTGCTGCAGGATTTAATGCAGAGAAATTTTGccaaataaag ACGGATCATGCCAATGACATCTGGATTATGGGAAGGAAGGAGCCTGAATCTTATGATGGAATCACCACAAATCAGAGAGGAGTCACAATAGCGGCTCTTGGCGCTGACTGTATACCGATAGTTTTTGCAGACCCCATCAAAAAAGCGTGTGGGGTTGCTCACTCTG GTTGGAAAGGTACTTTGTTAGGTGTTGCTATGGCTACAGTGAATGCTATGATAGCAGAATATGGCTGTAGTTTGGAAGACATTATTGTTGTCCTGGGACCTTCAGTAGGACCTTGCTGTTTTACTCTTCCAAGGGAATCAGCAAAAGCATTTTATAATCTTGATCCCGAATGTGTGCGGCTGTTTGACTCACCACATCCCTATGTTGACATTCGTAAAGCCACCAG GATTCTTCTAGAACGGGGAGGAATTCTTCCACAGAATTTTCAGGACCTGAATCAAGATCTCAACCTCTGTACATCCTGCCATCCTGACAAGTTTTTCTCCCACGTCCGAGATGGCCTTAACTTTGGTACACAGATTGGCTTCATATCAATTAGAGAATGA